One Paenibacillus riograndensis SBR5 DNA segment encodes these proteins:
- a CDS encoding alpha/beta hydrolase — protein MNDSNPNYKMQTAPAGYDKERENIARGMIGTIEYPSSTVGNTRKAMVYTPPGYSAGQEYSVLYLLHGIGGDETEWYNHGQPQIILDNLYADEMLKPMIVVLPNGRAMLNDRAEGDIFAPDKVQAFTTFEADLLHDLIPYIEANYPVLTDRTHRALAGLSMGGGQSLNIGLNNLDRFAWIGAFSPAPNTKLPELLVPEPQRPQKCSACSGCRAVIWTASNMSATGPMPICLSIPFRISGWRKTAITIGRSGRTACISSPGLFFSSPNNRPSAERPR, from the coding sequence ATGAATGACAGCAATCCGAATTATAAGATGCAGACAGCTCCGGCCGGGTATGACAAGGAGAGGGAGAATATTGCCCGGGGAATGATTGGGACTATAGAATATCCCTCATCAACGGTAGGCAACACCCGGAAGGCAATGGTCTATACGCCGCCCGGTTACTCCGCCGGGCAGGAATACAGCGTCTTGTATCTGCTGCATGGGATTGGCGGAGATGAGACAGAATGGTACAATCACGGGCAGCCCCAGATCATTCTGGACAACCTGTATGCCGATGAAATGCTGAAGCCCATGATTGTCGTTCTTCCCAACGGCCGGGCGATGCTGAATGACCGGGCGGAAGGAGATATATTTGCGCCCGACAAGGTGCAGGCGTTCACAACCTTTGAAGCGGATTTGCTCCATGATCTCATCCCTTATATTGAAGCGAATTATCCCGTCCTGACAGACCGGACGCACCGCGCCCTTGCCGGGTTATCGATGGGCGGAGGGCAATCCCTGAATATCGGTCTGAATAACCTGGACCGGTTTGCCTGGATCGGGGCCTTCTCCCCGGCGCCCAATACTAAGCTGCCGGAGCTGCTGGTGCCGGAACCGCAGAGACCGCAGAAATGCTCAGCCTGCTCTGGCTGTCGTGCGGTGATCTGGACAGCCTCAAACATGTCAGCGACCGGACCCATGCCTATTTGTCTCAGCATTCCGTTCCGCATATCTGGGTGGAGGAAAACGGCGATCACGATTGGCCGGTCTGGAAGAACGGCCTGTATCAGTTCTCCAGGCTTATTTTTTAGCAGCCCTAACAACCGTCCATCCGCAGAGCGTCCACGGTAA
- a CDS encoding glycoside hydrolase family 43 protein: protein MNSIPKPNQPLVTHIYTADPSAHVFEGKIYIYPSHDLDHDGPSNDNGDQYAMEDYHILSMDNLASPVVDHGEALHLRDIPWASQQLWAPDAAYKNNTFYLFFPARDKEGIFRIGVATSPSPAGPFQAQPDYIPGSYSIDPAVFVDEDNRAYMYFGGLWGGQLEKWQTGEFNPGQEGPALDQPAIGPRVAVLSEDMLSFAGQPLEISIVDAEGKPILAGDEDRRYFEGPWVHKYNGLYYLSYSTGTTHTLVYAVSEQPMGPFTFKGEILSPVIGWTTHHSIVQFEEKWYLFYHDCSLSDGVNHKRCVKYTELKYNPDGTIQPINPYPSN, encoded by the coding sequence ATGAATTCAATTCCAAAACCTAATCAACCGCTCGTCACCCATATCTATACCGCAGACCCGTCTGCACATGTGTTTGAAGGCAAAATTTATATCTATCCTTCCCATGATCTGGATCATGACGGACCGAGCAATGACAACGGGGATCAATATGCTATGGAAGACTATCATATTTTATCGATGGATAACCTGGCTTCGCCGGTGGTAGATCATGGGGAGGCGCTTCATCTGAGAGACATTCCCTGGGCCTCGCAGCAGTTGTGGGCGCCGGATGCGGCTTACAAGAACAATACCTTCTATTTATTTTTTCCGGCCCGTGATAAGGAGGGCATTTTCCGTATTGGCGTAGCGACTTCTCCTTCTCCGGCAGGTCCGTTTCAGGCACAGCCTGATTATATTCCGGGGAGCTACAGCATAGACCCTGCCGTCTTTGTCGATGAAGACAACCGGGCCTATATGTATTTTGGCGGTCTTTGGGGAGGGCAGCTGGAGAAGTGGCAGACCGGGGAATTCAATCCCGGACAAGAGGGGCCTGCCTTGGACCAGCCGGCGATCGGGCCGCGTGTGGCGGTGCTGAGCGAAGATATGCTCTCATTTGCGGGGCAGCCGTTGGAAATTTCCATTGTGGACGCGGAAGGAAAACCAATTCTTGCCGGCGACGAGGACCGGAGATATTTTGAAGGGCCATGGGTCCATAAATATAACGGGCTGTACTATCTGTCGTACTCAACAGGCACAACACATACGCTGGTATATGCCGTCAGTGAGCAGCCTATGGGCCCGTTCACCTTCAAGGGAGAAATTCTGTCGCCTGTGATCGGCTGGACCACGCATCACTCCATTGTACAGTTTGAAGAGAAATGGTATCTGTTCTATCATGACTGCTCGCTGTCTGACGGCGTCAACCACAAGCGGTGCGTCAAATATACAGAGCTGAAGTATAACCCGGACGGCACTATTCAGCCCATCAATCCCTATCCGTCCAATTAA
- a CDS encoding family 43 glycosylhydrolase, which yields MIPQRNEDRNYILCYTRLPQEDMVYAPKLAHSMHLAYSNDGLLFQELNHNSGVLFAKATENEDGTLRAKSLKNPYLFRTSEGSFGVIAVRTEAEGEADAESKGEVLLFSSGDLLQYSEVGLLELKADTYVSDVSCEYDIGRKGYLIRWTDELGNGYQNFIADIMSLKGISAPEAARPFTLEPVLADIEGILPRNYIPVPKEIARRLCCKLTVPTNIAIEVPDRVTAASEEDVTAIRATALYSDGTQALKRVDWNTDEINWNQAGTYSITGEVHQDHYPFPVAFDRADPCIAKWKGKYYFIATNDADQNHTLYMREADTIPGLVDAEEALILDSNTYEQIGGLLWAPEFHIIEDELYIFHAATPGEFLYEESQVMKLQAGGNPMCAADWSMPRRVVKKDGTYLCEAGKTISLDMTVIQWNGQYYAAWSERQFVPVDLGAWIYIATIDPQEPWKLTSDPVLLTRPDYGWANNHTFVDEGPFALYTDDKLFLTFASAAVDATYVVGLLTAGKGADLLDIRSWTKGNYPLLTSRSVPGEYGPGHNSYVTDEDGVIWNAYHARPGIDGPRSSGLRRVHFDIDGNPVLDLTEDKDLNRELKKVSIEVTVG from the coding sequence ATGATACCACAACGAAACGAAGATCGGAATTATATCCTATGCTATACCCGGTTACCGCAGGAGGACATGGTGTACGCTCCGAAGCTGGCGCACAGCATGCATTTGGCTTACAGCAATGACGGGCTTCTATTTCAGGAATTGAACCATAATTCAGGAGTTCTATTTGCCAAGGCGACGGAGAACGAGGATGGTACACTCCGGGCCAAAAGCTTAAAGAATCCGTATCTGTTCCGCACCTCTGAAGGGAGCTTCGGGGTGATCGCCGTTCGTACGGAGGCAGAAGGCGAAGCCGATGCTGAGAGCAAGGGGGAAGTACTGCTGTTCTCATCCGGTGATTTGCTGCAGTATAGCGAAGTTGGATTGCTGGAGCTTAAGGCAGATACCTATGTAAGCGATGTCTCCTGCGAATACGATATCGGCCGGAAGGGCTACCTGATCCGCTGGACCGATGAGCTGGGGAACGGTTATCAGAATTTTATAGCCGATATTATGAGCTTGAAGGGGATCTCGGCACCGGAAGCGGCCCGGCCTTTTACTCTGGAACCAGTGCTTGCCGATATCGAGGGGATTCTGCCGCGCAACTATATCCCGGTACCCAAGGAAATAGCCCGCAGGCTCTGCTGCAAGCTTACAGTTCCTACCAACATCGCGATTGAAGTCCCGGACCGGGTGACAGCGGCATCGGAAGAGGATGTTACAGCCATCCGGGCCACTGCTCTGTACAGCGACGGCACCCAAGCGCTGAAAAGGGTGGATTGGAATACGGACGAAATCAATTGGAATCAGGCGGGAACCTACAGCATTACCGGTGAAGTCCATCAGGATCATTACCCGTTTCCGGTTGCTTTCGACCGTGCGGACCCTTGCATTGCGAAATGGAAAGGGAAGTATTATTTCATTGCCACCAACGATGCGGACCAAAACCATACATTATATATGCGGGAAGCCGACACCATCCCCGGTCTGGTGGATGCCGAGGAAGCCTTGATTCTGGATTCAAATACCTATGAGCAGATCGGCGGACTGCTGTGGGCGCCGGAATTTCATATCATTGAGGATGAACTGTATATCTTTCATGCGGCAACCCCGGGGGAATTTCTGTATGAAGAGTCGCAGGTCATGAAGCTGCAGGCAGGCGGAAATCCAATGTGTGCTGCAGATTGGTCGATGCCCCGGCGTGTAGTGAAGAAAGACGGAACATATTTGTGTGAAGCCGGCAAAACCATTTCCCTCGATATGACCGTCATTCAGTGGAACGGACAGTATTACGCCGCATGGTCGGAGCGCCAGTTCGTGCCTGTCGATCTTGGAGCCTGGATCTATATCGCCACAATCGACCCGCAGGAGCCGTGGAAGCTGACCAGTGATCCGGTGCTTCTGACCAGACCCGATTATGGCTGGGCTAATAATCATACCTTTGTGGATGAAGGGCCGTTCGCCCTCTACACCGATGATAAATTATTTTTGACCTTTGCCAGCGCAGCGGTGGATGCAACCTATGTTGTGGGTCTGCTGACAGCCGGCAAAGGGGCGGATTTGCTCGATATCCGCAGCTGGACCAAAGGGAATTATCCGCTGCTGACCTCCAGAAGCGTGCCGGGGGAATATGGGCCGGGCCACAATTCTTACGTGACAGACGAGGATGGAGTCATTTGGAACGCCTACCACGCAAGACCGGGCATTGACGGACCGAGAAGCTCCGGCCTGCGCCGCGTGCATTTTGACATTGACGGTAATCCGGTCCTGGATCTGACAGAGGATAAGGATCTGAACCGGGAGCTGAAGAAGGTATCCATCGAAGTGACCGTAGGCTAA
- a CDS encoding type 2 periplasmic-binding domain-containing protein: MNTHHKLAKKSLLLFGTTLLLGATALSGCSGNSNNAAGTAAESADPGAGIDHSKPLTITVFDNAANYQGEQTGWYGKLIKDKFNITINILSPQVAGDQLYKTRSASGDLGDLLIIENSQLEELIPAGMIMDLTDKIKNTKYLSQYVDNHFKPFNAAFGSLNPDGKIYALPTFTSDTSPTTFSEELPYSSPIMPWDYYKGIGSPKLNNLKDLMNALKQMQEKYPKTPDGKPIVPITLWKDWDNGSMENVRWLSNWYGYEQPNGTSTIQLNAKGDIVPLVDDNSMYKKILQFYYDANKMGLVDPDSPSQDWNKVSEKLTNKQVLLLWYSWQRGFYNTIERGNQGDGNVAIPIADTHIIQNSDAYFGNGRVFAIGSKAKSPERIMEFMDWMSSPEGLRYYTNGFEGFNYEKTPDGKFKLTEVGQTAFQENTPVPEEYGGGGYQDGQSKLNTMIMSDFVIDPETKEFYNSTYWSSTIEANKTVLTTEWQKAYNATTPTEYYQKNNMIDIVPNINTSLGSDSSDIKNKRSQISDYVKNTSWKMIFAKDQAEFDQLWTKLKSDVVGLGWNDVLAVDTERAQKIVKLRADAVANK; encoded by the coding sequence ATGAATACACATCATAAGCTGGCAAAAAAATCCCTGCTGCTCTTTGGCACCACGCTTCTTCTGGGAGCGACGGCACTCAGCGGATGCAGCGGCAATTCCAACAATGCGGCAGGGACAGCAGCTGAGTCAGCCGATCCGGGTGCAGGCATCGATCATAGCAAACCGCTGACCATTACCGTGTTCGACAACGCGGCAAATTACCAGGGCGAGCAGACCGGATGGTACGGAAAGCTGATTAAGGATAAGTTCAACATCACCATAAACATTCTGTCTCCGCAGGTTGCCGGCGATCAGCTATACAAGACAAGGTCGGCATCGGGAGATTTAGGAGACCTGCTCATCATTGAGAACAGCCAGTTGGAGGAATTGATTCCGGCGGGTATGATTATGGATCTCACGGACAAAATCAAGAATACGAAATACCTGTCCCAATATGTAGACAATCACTTTAAGCCTTTCAATGCTGCATTCGGGAGCCTTAATCCGGATGGCAAGATTTATGCGCTGCCGACTTTTACATCGGACACTTCTCCGACAACCTTCTCGGAAGAACTCCCTTATTCCAGCCCGATTATGCCTTGGGACTATTACAAGGGGATTGGCTCTCCCAAGCTGAACAATCTTAAGGATCTGATGAATGCCCTGAAGCAGATGCAGGAGAAATATCCCAAGACACCGGACGGCAAACCTATTGTTCCGATTACCCTGTGGAAGGACTGGGACAACGGAAGTATGGAGAACGTTCGTTGGTTAAGCAACTGGTACGGTTATGAGCAGCCGAACGGAACCTCAACCATTCAGTTGAATGCAAAGGGCGATATCGTTCCGCTCGTTGACGACAACAGTATGTATAAGAAAATCCTCCAATTCTATTATGACGCCAACAAAATGGGTCTGGTTGACCCTGACTCGCCATCCCAGGATTGGAACAAGGTCTCTGAAAAGCTGACCAACAAACAGGTTCTTCTCTTATGGTATTCCTGGCAAAGAGGTTTCTATAATACCATTGAAAGAGGCAATCAAGGCGACGGCAATGTAGCCATTCCAATCGCCGACACCCATATTATCCAGAATAGTGATGCCTACTTCGGCAACGGAAGGGTGTTTGCTATCGGTTCAAAAGCGAAAAGTCCGGAAAGAATCATGGAATTCATGGATTGGATGTCCTCTCCTGAAGGTCTGCGCTACTACACCAATGGATTCGAAGGCTTCAACTATGAAAAGACTCCCGACGGCAAGTTTAAGCTGACTGAAGTAGGGCAAACCGCCTTCCAGGAGAATACTCCAGTTCCTGAAGAGTACGGTGGCGGTGGCTATCAAGACGGGCAGAGCAAGCTCAACACGATGATTATGAGTGACTTTGTAATAGACCCGGAAACGAAGGAATTCTACAACAGCACTTATTGGAGTTCAACCATAGAAGCGAACAAAACAGTGCTGACTACGGAGTGGCAGAAAGCGTATAACGCAACCACCCCGACAGAATACTATCAGAAAAACAATATGATCGATATCGTGCCCAATATCAATACAAGTCTCGGGTCGGATTCGTCGGATATCAAGAATAAACGCAGCCAGATCTCGGATTATGTCAAGAACACTTCCTGGAAGATGATCTTCGCCAAGGATCAGGCCGAGTTCGATCAGCTCTGGACCAAGTTGAAGAGCGATGTAGTCGGTCTCGGTTGGAATGATGTCCTTGCCGTGGATACAGAAAGAGCTCAAAAAATCGTTAAGCTGCGTGCTGATGCAGTCGCCAATAAATAA